One window of Biomphalaria glabrata chromosome 6, xgBioGlab47.1, whole genome shotgun sequence genomic DNA carries:
- the LOC106050924 gene encoding C-type lectin domain family 6 member A-like, translated as MYRMAQVLLKEYFRIALIILLIVWTVTSLSRTCSYRQIAVHSVSTTGILMLSPSQSNVSLHQCAALCDRHENCSTLVYLKSNKSCTFYGLDYPRSPFPKNTTPASTGIAFALTSACKYTYSKFFNKCFLLLNTLTTKVSHSNNCSNLGGKLIQLNTLTELQFLRELFYFLNGNASAAYYVGAELQTLGQRYFIWTNTTRNLTGSPMWGASQPDGLPGPNENCVETTQQFGYLLNDVSCSMNRSSICEFSV; from the exons cGCATTGCTTTGATCATACTTCTCATTGTGTGGACAGTTACGTCATTGTCAAG aACCTGCTCGTACCGCCAGATAGCTGTCCACTCTGTGTCCACTACGGGTATCTTAATGTTAAGCCCAAGCCAATCCAACGTCTCCTTACATCAATGTGCAGCCCTGTGTGACCGTCACGAGAATTGTTCCACTCTGGTGTACTTAAAGTCTAACAAGAGCTGCACGTTCTACGGCCTGGACTACCCACGGAGTCCGTTTCCAAAAAACACTACGCCTGCTTCGACAGGAATAGCTTTCGCTTTGACATCAG CATGTAAATATACATACAGCAAGTttttcaacaaatgttttctgcTACTCAACACACTGACCACTAAAGTTTCGCACAGCAATAACTGTTCCAACTTAGGAGGGAAGTTAATCCAGCTGAATACTTTAACAGAGTTACAGTTCTTGAGagagttattttattttttaaacg GGAACGCCTCAGCGGCCTACTATGTTGGAGCCGAGCTACAGACTCTCGGACAAAGGTATTTTATTTGGACAAACACCACAAGGAATTTAACGGGCAGTCCCATGTGGGGCGCCAGCCAGCCAGACGGGCTCCCAGGCCCCAACGAAAATTGTGTTGAGACTACACAGCAGTTTGGCTACTTGTTGAACGACGTCTCTTGTAGCATGAACAGAAGCTCCATCTGTGAATTCtccgtctag